Proteins co-encoded in one Salvia splendens isolate huo1 chromosome 4, SspV2, whole genome shotgun sequence genomic window:
- the LOC121800033 gene encoding uncharacterized protein LOC121800033, producing MDCNKDEAIRAKEIAEKKMQSHDFEGARKIALKGKNLYPELENIAQMLSICDVHCSAEKRIVGSEKDWYGVLQVEKSADEATIKKQYRRLALMLHPDKNRFPGAEGAFKLICEANALLSNPAKKSAYDKKINAWSRSTTIPPNHQTNRSSEFNSQYGVQNKNTSNGFSSLNQHHNTAPTTEFWTQCPYCKVNYKHPRKVVNTRLLCLKCSKAFVAYVMPAPQVSSDKLGYQGSQQFPSKPDVHQAAVKASSVPQSGSQGAAENLKTNAGPVRKESKNAKTNAAQAQSARKSSRSRQHVSYMEADEDNDSRPLKRPHTSTETDAKEHKDAGDSKHVNQNSFPRVPESSKFENKETGAAHSKESLKDNNEGFNKKAEIRGVTGGRPTVPADPVEFESSDLDLSSSNDPDIEYLECPDPEFSDFEKMRDENQFRVNQFWACYDTLDSMPRFYAKVRKVCSSPFELHITWLEAVPIHDSFKRWVEAELPVGCGSFKIGKTDKISGCLSLSHQVHCEKGKKRGSFFLYPRKGEVWALLRDWDISWSSDPENHEKFRYEIVEVLSDFAEGIGIKVVLLDKVNGFVSLFRRGEQNVTNSFLIDPKELYKFSHFVPSFKMTGMEREGVPIGSFELDPASLPLNPDDLYFPGKAKVDHRDKNPSVGSSLPKCAEETGKSSKSGRICSPHKTVDSKGTTGLRRSPRGGNVMKQSTN from the coding sequence ATGGACTGCAACAAAGATGAGGCTatcagggccaaggaaatcgcTGAAAAGAAGATGCAGAGTCACGACTTTGAAGGTGCCCGAAAGATTGCTTTAAAAGGAAAAAACCTCTACCCTGAACTTGAAAATATTGCCCAGATGCTGAGCATCTGTGATGTGCATTGCTCAGCTGAAAAAAGGATTGTAGGATCCGAAAAGGATTGGTATGGCGTCCTTCAAGTTGAAAAGTCGGCTGATGAGGCAACAATCAAAAAACAATATCGCCGGCTAGCACTTATGCTCCATCCTGATAAGAATCGATTTCCTGGTGCGGAGGGGGCTTTTAAGTTGATTTGTGAAGCAAATGCATTGCTTTCAAATCCAGCAAAAAAATCTGCATATGACAAAAAGATAAACGCCTGGTCCAGATCCACAACAATCCCTCCAAATCATCAGACGAACAGAAGTTCTGAGTTCAATAGCCAATATGGTGTTCAAAACAAAAACACGTCTAATGGTTTCAGTAGCCTGAATCAACATCATAATACTGCTCCCACTACTGAGTTCTGGACACAATGCCCTTACTGCAAAGTAAACTACAAGCATCCCAGAAAAGTTGTGAACACGCGTTTGCTGTGCCTTAAATGCTCTAAGGCATTTGTTGCATATGTAATGCCTGCTCCACAAGTTTCCTCAGACAAGTTGGGTTACCAAGGTTCTCAGCAGTTTCCATCAAAACCTGATGTACACCAAGCTGCTGTTAAAGCGTCTTCAGTGCCTCAATCCGGATCACAAGGGGCTGCTGAGAATTTAAAGACCAATGCTGGTCCAGTTCGGAAGGAATCCAAAAATGCCAAGACCAATGCTGCTCAAGCTCAATCTGCACGTAAGTCATCACGGAGCAGGCAGCATGTGTCATACATGGAAGCTGATGAAGATAATGATTCTAGACCTCTCAAGAGACCTCACACAAGCACAGAGACAGATGCTAAGGAGCATAAGGATGCTGGAGACTCAAAGCATGTTAATCAAAATAGTTTCCCCAGAGTCCCAGAATCTTCTAAGTTTGAAAACAAAGAGACAGGAGCTGCTCATTCCAAAGAAAGTTTGAAGGACAACAATGAGGGTTTTAATAAAAAAGCTGAGATCAGAGGGGTAACTGGTGGTAGGCCTACTGTTCCTGCTGACCCAGTTGAATTTGAAAGCTCTGACCTAGATTTATCTTCAAGTAATGATCCAGACATAGAATATCTGGAGTGTCCTGACCCAGAATTTAGTGATTTTGAGAAGATGCGTGATGAAAACCAGTTTCGTGTCAATCAGTTTTGGGCTTGTTATGATACATTAGATAGCATGCCAAGATTCTACGCCAAGGTGAGGAAGGTATGTTCTTCTCCGTTTGAATTGCATATTACATGGCTGGAAGCTGTTCCTATACATGATTCTTTTAAAAGGTGGGTAGAGGCGGAGTTGCCTGTTGGTTGTGGAAGTTTCAAGATTGGCAAAACTGACAAAATATCTGGATGCTTGTCACTCTCTCATCAAGTGCATTGTGAAAAAGGGAAAAAGAGAGGTTCTTTTTTCTTATACCCAAGAAAAGGGGAGGTTTGGGCTCTTCTGAGAGATTGGGACATCAGTTGGAGTTCTGACCCCGAGAATCATGAGAAATTCAGGTATGAAATTGTTGAGGTTCTCTCGGATTTTGCTGAAGGTATTGGCATAAAAGTTGTCCTCTTGGACAAGGTCAATGGATTTGTGAGCCTCTTCCGGAGGGGTGAGCAAAATGTAaccaattcatttttaatagacCCGAAAGAGCTGTACAAGTTCTCACACTTTGTTCCCAGTTTCAAAATGACTGGCATGGAAAGAGAAGGAGTGCCGATAGGTTCCTTTGAGCTTGATCCTGCTTCTTTACCTCTTAATCCCGATGACTTGTATTTCCCTGGGAAAGCAAAGGTCGACCATAGAGATAAAAATCCTAGTGTTGGGAGCTCACTGCCAAAATGTGCTGAGGAAACCGGTAAATCTTCTAAGTCGGGGAGAATCTGTAGTCCACATAAGACTGTGGATTCGAAAGGGACTACAGGGCTCCGGCGATCGCCTCGAGGAGGGAATGTTATGAAGCAAAGCACGAATTGA